One Streptomyces sp. V4I8 genomic window carries:
- a CDS encoding plastocyanin/azurin family copper-binding protein produces MRAARRPVQGAVLALSVLLGLLFLVPGGRAAAATYRVAMSGYAFSPATLTVTAGSTVTWTNQDTAPHDVKTTSGPAAFHSPMLNKGGSWSFTFTTPGAYAYYCTVHPNMTARIMVQPAAPATSPTHDHSGAGADSGSQSSGNQTSGSHTAGHHAAAPSPTTATRSPASSPARSTSSTSATSAPAAAQQASPSPTPTAASMPQTQVTAATARPLDPLLVLTGIVAGVAVLCLLLVGSRASRTREEVGD; encoded by the coding sequence GTGAGGGCGGCCCGGCGGCCTGTCCAGGGGGCCGTGCTCGCCCTGTCCGTCCTGCTCGGGCTGCTGTTCCTGGTGCCCGGCGGCCGGGCGGCTGCGGCGACGTACCGGGTGGCCATGAGCGGGTACGCCTTCAGCCCGGCGACGCTGACCGTCACCGCCGGTTCCACGGTGACCTGGACCAACCAGGACACCGCACCGCACGACGTGAAGACCACCTCCGGCCCGGCCGCCTTCCACTCCCCCATGCTGAACAAGGGCGGCAGCTGGAGCTTCACGTTCACCACGCCGGGGGCGTACGCCTACTACTGCACCGTCCACCCGAACATGACCGCCCGGATCATGGTCCAGCCGGCGGCCCCGGCGACCTCGCCGACGCACGACCACTCGGGGGCCGGGGCGGACTCCGGCAGCCAGTCGTCCGGGAACCAGACCTCGGGAAGCCATACGGCGGGTCATCACGCGGCCGCCCCCAGCCCGACGACGGCGACGCGCTCACCGGCGTCCTCGCCCGCCCGGTCCACGTCGTCCACGTCGGCCACGTCGGCCCCGGCGGCCGCACAGCAGGCCTCGCCGTCACCGACGCCCACGGCGGCCTCGATGCCACAGACCCAGGTCACCGCGGCGACGGCCCGACCGCTGGACCCCTTGCTCGTCCTGACCGGGATCGTCGCGGGCGTCGCGGTGCTGTGCCTGCTGCTGGTGGGCTCACGGGCGTCGCGGACCCGCGAGGAGGTGGGGGACTAG
- a CDS encoding CGNR zinc finger domain-containing protein — MSERSPAPGGLELVQSLVNTLDIESAADSLDTAEGRARFGLAEADIPAARELRESLRVALLAHAGHPPHRAVTPLGDLLRASPLVVAVDAADGSATLAPAQEGPLLSRVAAAIAHALVEDTWTRLKACEAVDCHWAYYDRSPAGRGRWCSMQVCGARAKMRRYRAK, encoded by the coding sequence ATGAGTGAGAGATCGCCCGCGCCCGGGGGCCTGGAGCTGGTCCAGTCCCTGGTCAACACGCTGGACATCGAGTCGGCCGCCGACTCGCTGGACACGGCGGAGGGCCGGGCGCGCTTCGGGCTGGCCGAGGCGGACATCCCCGCCGCGCGGGAGCTGCGGGAGTCCCTGCGCGTGGCTCTCCTCGCCCACGCGGGCCATCCGCCGCACCGTGCGGTGACCCCGCTCGGCGACCTGCTCAGGGCGAGCCCGCTGGTGGTGGCGGTCGACGCCGCCGACGGTTCGGCCACCCTCGCCCCCGCGCAGGAGGGTCCGCTGCTCTCCCGGGTGGCGGCGGCGATCGCCCATGCCCTCGTCGAGGACACCTGGACCCGCCTGAAGGCCTGCGAGGCGGTCGACTGCCACTGGGCGTACTACGACCGCAGCCCGGCGGGCCGCGGTCGCTGGTGCTCGATGCAGGTGTGCGGGGCGCGGGCGAAGATGCGGCGCTACCGGGCCAAGTGA
- a CDS encoding VOC family protein, translated as MAIATVGAVVLDCPDPRALADFYARVLGGSIVDEGDWLDLKVPGGPALAFQAAPGYVPPQWPSPEHSQQFHLDLTVEDLDTAEKEVLALGAKPLETEDRSRTFRVYADPAGHPFCLCAC; from the coding sequence ATGGCCATCGCCACAGTGGGTGCCGTCGTCCTGGACTGTCCCGACCCGCGCGCCCTCGCCGACTTCTACGCGCGCGTGCTCGGCGGCAGCATCGTGGACGAGGGGGACTGGCTGGACCTGAAGGTGCCCGGCGGGCCGGCGCTGGCGTTCCAGGCCGCGCCCGGTTACGTGCCGCCGCAGTGGCCCTCGCCCGAGCACTCGCAGCAGTTCCATCTGGACCTGACCGTCGAGGACCTGGACACGGCCGAGAAGGAGGTGCTGGCGCTCGGGGCGAAGCCGCTGGAGACCGAGGACCGCTCGCGGACCTTCAGGGTTTACGCGGACCCGGCCGGGCACCCGTTCTGCCTGTGCGCCTGCTGA
- a CDS encoding VOC family protein, translated as MAPAARLRSVVIDCPDPRALARFYAGVGGGTPEDDDPEWVVLQLPGGPRLAFQPAPGYAPPEWPRADRNSQQFHLDFDAGSTWEEVEAAQEKVLGLGARLLHAEDKEDFRVYADPAGHPFCLCRIEGP; from the coding sequence ATGGCTCCAGCGGCACGTCTGCGTTCCGTCGTCATCGACTGCCCCGACCCGCGCGCCCTCGCCCGCTTCTACGCCGGCGTCGGCGGCGGTACGCCCGAGGACGACGACCCCGAGTGGGTCGTACTCCAGCTGCCGGGCGGACCGCGGCTCGCCTTCCAGCCGGCGCCCGGCTACGCCCCGCCGGAGTGGCCGCGGGCCGACCGCAACTCCCAGCAGTTCCATCTCGACTTCGACGCCGGGTCCACCTGGGAGGAGGTCGAGGCGGCCCAGGAGAAGGTGCTGGGGCTGGGCGCGCGGTTGCTGCACGCGGAGGACAAGGAGGACTTCCGGGTGTACGCCGACCCGGCGGGGCATCCGTTCTGCCTCTGCCGGATCGAGGGCCCCTGA
- a CDS encoding dipeptidase — protein sequence MADLKSELDPSPEVGELDDLPAPLPGKPSPTATGSGSGEGPDAGFLDRAHALLDDHPVADGYSGLAWALRHLPWFDLELGESAVDTDVPRMREGHVAALFWALHLPEGLAGDRAVGATLDQLDLVKTVVGAHPEGLRLACTPGPITDVRQSGRIAVLPGPAGATAIGDSLGILRSLHGLGLRSLTLSGVSWASEAGLTRFGEEVLREMNRLGVLADLTGASADTVRRACAVSKAPVLCARSAARALRPHPANLPDELLAELGAVQGLCMVPLTAEQTGPSVRDVADHLDHVREVAGPESVGLSGTYDAGTAHPQDLADASCYPHLVAELLRRDWPEADIALLTWGNVQRVLREADFTAREAQRRRAPSTMKISELDG from the coding sequence ATGGCAGACCTCAAGTCCGAGCTGGACCCCAGCCCCGAGGTCGGCGAACTCGATGACCTGCCCGCCCCGCTGCCCGGGAAGCCGTCCCCAACTGCCACCGGCTCCGGCTCCGGTGAAGGCCCCGACGCCGGCTTCCTCGACCGCGCCCACGCCCTCCTCGACGATCACCCCGTCGCCGACGGCTACAGCGGACTGGCGTGGGCGCTGCGCCACCTGCCCTGGTTCGACCTGGAGCTCGGCGAGAGCGCCGTCGACACCGACGTACCGCGGATGCGCGAGGGTCATGTGGCCGCGCTGTTCTGGGCGCTGCACCTGCCCGAGGGGCTGGCCGGGGACCGGGCCGTCGGTGCCACGCTGGACCAGCTGGACCTGGTGAAGACCGTCGTAGGGGCCCATCCCGAGGGGCTGCGTCTCGCCTGCACGCCCGGGCCGATCACCGACGTCCGCCAAAGCGGCCGTATCGCCGTCCTGCCCGGCCCCGCCGGGGCCACCGCCATAGGCGACTCGCTCGGCATCCTGCGTTCCCTGCACGGGCTCGGGCTGCGCTCGCTCACGCTGTCCGGGGTGTCCTGGGCGAGCGAGGCGGGGCTGACCCGGTTCGGCGAGGAGGTGCTGCGCGAGATGAACCGGCTCGGCGTGCTGGCCGATCTCACAGGCGCCTCCGCGGACACCGTGCGCCGGGCGTGCGCGGTCTCCAAGGCGCCGGTGCTGTGTGCCCGCTCCGCCGCCCGCGCCCTGCGCCCGCACCCGGCCAACCTCCCCGACGAACTGCTCGCCGAGCTGGGCGCCGTCCAGGGCCTGTGCATGGTGCCGCTCACCGCCGAGCAGACCGGCCCCTCCGTCCGGGACGTCGCCGACCATCTCGACCACGTCCGTGAGGTCGCGGGCCCCGAGTCCGTCGGCCTGTCCGGCACCTACGACGCCGGGACCGCCCACCCCCAGGACCTCGCCGACGCCTCCTGCTACCCGCACCTCGTCGCCGAACTGCTGCGCCGGGACTGGCCCGAGGCCGACATCGCACTGCTGACCTGGGGCAACGTCCAACGTGTCCTGCGCGAGGCCGACTTCACGGCCCGGGAGGCACAGCGGCGCCGGGCGCCGTCGACGATGAAGATCTCCGAGCTGGACGGATAG
- a CDS encoding MerR family transcriptional regulator: MRIGELARSTGVSERSLRYYEAQGLLRAERTPGGHRDYPEAAVDRVIRIQELFAAGLHSSRIAQLLPCMRDTDGGPSAIATPRLVEDLTAERDRIDRMIADLVRSRETLDDVIEAARER, from the coding sequence ATGCGGATCGGTGAACTGGCCCGGAGCACCGGCGTGAGCGAGCGGTCGCTGCGCTACTACGAGGCCCAGGGGCTGCTGCGCGCCGAGCGCACCCCCGGCGGACACCGCGACTATCCGGAGGCCGCCGTCGACCGGGTCATCCGGATCCAGGAGCTGTTCGCCGCCGGGCTGCACAGCAGCCGGATCGCGCAGCTGCTGCCCTGCATGCGGGACACCGACGGCGGCCCCTCCGCGATCGCCACGCCCCGGCTGGTCGAGGACCTCACCGCCGAGCGCGACCGGATCGACCGCATGATCGCCGACCTGGTCCGCTCCAGGGAGACCCTGGACGACGTCATCGAGGCGGCGCGCGAGCGCTGA